DNA sequence from the Glycine soja cultivar W05 chromosome 18, ASM419377v2, whole genome shotgun sequence genome:
AATGCCTCAGACTCGTATGAAGCATTGATCTTGTTCTCAAATATGTGGGTCCACCCAGGACCTCAAAGGGATCAATTCATGATTAGTGTTGCACTCAAGGCTTGTGCGCTTGGTGTCAACATATGTTTTGGAGAATTATTACATGGATTTTCAGTGAAATCTGGTTTAATACACTCAGTGTTTGTCAGCAGTGCCCTAATAGACATGTACATGAAAGTTGGCAAAATAGAACAAGGTTGCAGAGTCtttgagaaaatgatgacaagAAATGTAGTATCATGGACTGCTATTATTGCGGGGCTTGTACATGCTGGCTACAATATGGAAGGATTATTGTACTTTTCTGAAATGTGGAGATCAAAAGTGGGCTATGATTCACATACATTTGCCATTGCTTTAAAAGCATCTGCTGATTCAAGTTTGTTACATCATGGGAAAGCTATACACAcacaaacaataaaacaagGATTTGATGAGAGCTCCTTTGTGATTAATACTCTGGCTACAATGTATAATAAATGTGGGAAACCTGACTATGTCATgcgattatttgaaaaaatgagGATGCCAGATGTGGTTTCATGGACAACCCTTATTTCGACTTATGTACAGATGGGTGAAGAAGAACATGCAGTAGAAGCATTTAAAAGAATGAGAAAATCATATGTTAGTCCCAATAAATACACTTTTGCAGCCGTAATTTCTTCCTGTGCAAATCTTGCTGCTGCTAAATGGGGCGAACAGATACATGGTCATGTATTGCGTCTAGGTTTGGTAAATGCTTTGTCAGTGGCAAATTCCATCATTACTCTTTATTCAAAATGTGGGCTGCTAAAGTCAGCTTCACTAGTGTTTCATGGTATAACTAGAAAAGATATTATCTCTTGGAGCACTATAATTTCTGTTTATTCTCAAGGAGGTTATGCAAAAGAAGCTTTTGACTATCTATCATGGATGAGAAGGGAAGGGCCAAAAccaaatgaatttgctctttctAGCGTGCTGAGTGTTTGTGGAAGCATGGCACTGCTTGAGCAAGGAAAACAGGTGCATGCTCATTTACTGTGCATTGGCATAGATCATGAAGCAATGGTTCATAGTGCTATTATTAGCATGTATTCAAAATGTGGAAGTGTACAAGAAGCTTCAAAAATCTTTAATGGGATGAAAATCAATGACATTATATCATGGACAGCCATGATTAATGGGTATGCTGAACATGGTTATAGCCAAGAGGCCATTAATTTGTTTGAGAAGATTTCCAGTGTTGGTTTAAAGCCAGACTATGTAATGTTCATCGGGGTTCTGACAGCATGTAACCATGCTGGAATGGTTGATCTTGGTTTCTACTATTTTATGTTAATGACTAATGTTTACCGGATCAGTCCTTCAAAAGAACACTATGGTTGCCTCATTGATCTTCTATGCAGGGCAGGGCGATTGAGTGAAGCTGAGCACATAATACGAAGTATGCCATTCCATACTGATGATGTTGTGTGGTCTACCTTACTCAGAGCATGTAGAGTGCATGGGGATGTTGACCGTGGAAGATGGACAGCAGAACAGTTACTTCAATTGGATCCAAATTCTGCTGGAACTCATATTACTCTGGCTAACATATATGCTGCCAAGGGGAGATGGAAGGAAGCTGCACATATAAGAAAGTTAATGAAGTCAAAGGGAGTGATAAAGGAGCGAGGATGGTCTTGGGTTAATGTCAATGATCAATTAAATGCATTTGTTGCTGGGGATCAGGCTCATCCACAAAGTGAACATATCACAACCGTTTTGAAATTATTAAGTGCAAATATAGGAGATGCTCAGCAGGAAATAAGATCTCTTCATGAAGATGTTGAGGATTTAGCATATAGCTGCATTCTGTCTCATGGGAATGCTAGAAAATAGTTGTTTTTTTCTGAGTTTCCATATTTCATAAATTTCAAATGATTATTGGAAATTGGTTTTCCTggtctaattattttaaaacatctaGCTTGATGTATTCAAAAACTGAGTTAGACGGCATTCAGAAAATTGCAAGTTCTTTTTGACAAAGCataattaaaaggtatttttttttaattgaaaaactcAGTATTTGCTTCTTCTTTGGCCTTTTTTTCAAGGGATGTTTGGTAGGAGAATAGTTTTTCATACCTGGGAAACATGATTCCTAGGAAAGTCGATTCCTAGGAATCGTGATTCCTAGGAAtgtgtaaaatatatttggttAATCTTATTATGTTTCGTGGGAATTAAAGATTCAtgtaaaatacataattaaaactTGTCCTCCACTTCGAAAAGTTGGATTTCTGCCCCCTCCTTGGGAATATTTTTTCGGGAAAATGAGCTAAAATTGATTTCCAGGAATCATAGTTTCttggtaatttttttgtttattaatggCATACCAAACATGAGAATCATAGTTTCCCACTTTAAGATTTATGGGAAAGTAAAAACTTTCCGTCTACCAAAACTTCCTTAATTTAACTTGTTTGCCTAGAGAATCTTAGTTATTGAATCTTGCTAGTAACCAATGTATGCATTATTTCCATTGATTTAGACCGCTTATCATGAAGTTTACTGTTCGTTGAATTTGTTGTACAGCTATGTTTCAATTTGTAGAAACGTTGTTCTCcttctttgtttattttgtttctgtTTGAAAGTTATATTATTAGAGGTAAGtgttttcttattgtttttcttctacTATGCATGCCTTCCTCCACCGTACGTGACATCATTTCTTTTATGAAATGTTCCATTATCTTGGTGGCATTCGTTGATTCTGTTCTATGTATTTATTTTGAGGGCCATAAACCtagaattaaataatatttcccATTGTGTTCACTAAGAAGCATTATTTTACATTTgctatattttcaaaaaattatgcaGTAGTGTGTCAATTACTGATTATTTTTACTATGCAGAATTTTCTCAtgcaaaaccattttttttatctgtttagCACTTTAGTTTATCCAAGTCTTTGATTTCTACAGGACTGGTCAGTATGAATTATACAGATGAGTATAATATTTCTAGACTCTGGCCTAAGGACCAATCTCTTTCAAGAATTTCTCTGGGGATAGCTGATCAATGGGCTAAAGACACTGCTTTTGGGATCACTCATACTCACTTAACATGGCCACAAGCCCACAACCCAGCCCATATTCAGCTGTGCTGGAATTTTTCGCTATGTCTACAAAATCGGAGTATGTGTGAAAACCAAAATGCAGGTAGTAGGATTTTATCATTGTTGGTTAGTGTTAGTTTGCCAAAAAGATTAGTGTACTATGAAATAGAGATACTGCTGACTGGAAAATGGATTGAATCTATGAATTATCAATTCCGTCACTTGTAAAGAGACTATATCTATGAAAGGGGTTGattatttaacttaattttgcCTTATCCCCTCTTTTTGCTTATTATATACAATCTTAATCAGTTCATACAAAGGGGATTGCAGCACAATTGATTTCAAATTGCATTATTATATTAAACTGAATTTGATTTgacattttttcatgtattcagTATGCTCTAGAATTTGAATGAGTATTTGAACATTTTATAACTAAGTCGTGCAACTTGGGCACTTCACTTGTCATTGTTCATACATCTGAGTGAAATCATACAAAATTGTTGCAGTTATTTTATGACAGAGCAAGTGCAACAATTTTGGTAAATCTAACATATGTACATGCTACCCAATATAGAGTAGCTATAGATATCAAATTTAGTAAATCTAACAGCTTTGAGCATCATCGTGTTTTCTTGCATTCAACAATTCATTCCATGCTTTTTTCCTGCCATTAACTTCTCTTTCCCTGTTTATTTCTTACTTTTCTTACCTTTTCATCGGTAAATATAGGGCTAGTTTGTTTAagcttatttttcaaaataagtgctttttttaaaataaaataagtaattttatgattttctgATGTGTTTATCTAAActgtttttacttaaaataaacagttttctgtttttttcaacttattaaaaaaatggttattttaaagttggtttttttaactttaaacaaAGTCATCCATACTTGCAAAAGATAAAACTGCTGCGGGACCAATTTGAGTTGATGACATGGGGGTGCTGTAATCTATCATGTCTCGGAAGTTTAAAAACAGAAATGCTATGGAGATATTGCCCATACTGAAGATAAAGTGTTTGCTTTTTAGCTAGTGCAGGTTTGAAAtgcaaattttttgttgttttcttgtgTCATAAGTACTATTTATTTACAGGCAGCAATTTATTAGAAGAGACTTTAGAGAAGCTGCGCATGTTTGATTGTTTGTAGGAGACATTATCCAAATGGTGATTGAttgtaaccaaaaaaaaaactcctaattcatttaaaaaaaaaatgttcatgacACCAATAGAAGGTCCTTAGCTTAggtatataataatttctttctttggaGCACATTGAAAATGGTAGACAACTCTATAAATGAATGAACATTATCGAAAGTACAAAACTGTCACAGTTCATGTAAAGGTCTAACTCTAGATATGAAAGAACATTGAAAGTACAAGCTTCAGATGAAGCAGTTAAAAAAGCCATGGAGACAGAATCTAAACAGGGAACTCACCCTGCTTAACAAGCTTTTAATGCTGCAAGAAAAGAGACTAACACAGAgtggaaagaaatgaaaaaaacaatgaattaagatgaaaattttaaattaaagtagagTGTAAAAGTATGAAtcctatattattttattgtatatttctcatatttttcactctctttctATGTAAAGTGGCACACCCTAAATCTGTAAAAAGCAAAGGGACAAAACCAAGTTGAAAGCCAGCACTTTTTGTTCAAtattcaaaccaaaaaaaaatgtattaaaaagttCTCAAAATTGTTAGAGGGCCTACGCAGATCACTAAATTTCAAGCCTACATCACCTTTTTAGGGGTTTTGTATATCTTG
Encoded proteins:
- the LOC114396096 gene encoding putative pentatricopeptide repeat-containing protein At3g47840, with the protein product MSQLPQMIKLLYKETRVALHYISNRYILTGTATECRELIQQPIQEQPAENAYSVHNMLELNSELKQLVKQGQLCKARYMFDKMTHRDEISWTTLIAGYVNASDSYEALILFSNMWVHPGPQRDQFMISVALKACALGVNICFGELLHGFSVKSGLIHSVFVSSALIDMYMKVGKIEQGCRVFEKMMTRNVVSWTAIIAGLVHAGYNMEGLLYFSEMWRSKVGYDSHTFAIALKASADSSLLHHGKAIHTQTIKQGFDESSFVINTLATMYNKCGKPDYVMRLFEKMRMPDVVSWTTLISTYVQMGEEEHAVEAFKRMRKSYVSPNKYTFAAVISSCANLAAAKWGEQIHGHVLRLGLVNALSVANSIITLYSKCGLLKSASLVFHGITRKDIISWSTIISVYSQGGYAKEAFDYLSWMRREGPKPNEFALSSVLSVCGSMALLEQGKQVHAHLLCIGIDHEAMVHSAIISMYSKCGSVQEASKIFNGMKINDIISWTAMINGYAEHGYSQEAINLFEKISSVGLKPDYVMFIGVLTACNHAGMVDLGFYYFMLMTNVYRISPSKEHYGCLIDLLCRAGRLSEAEHIIRSMPFHTDDVVWSTLLRACRVHGDVDRGRWTAEQLLQLDPNSAGTHITLANIYAAKGRWKEAAHIRKLMKSKGVIKERGWSWVNVNDQLNAFVAGDQAHPQSEHITTVLKLLSANIGDAQQEIRSLHEDVEDLAYSCILSHGNARK